In Romboutsia lituseburensis, a genomic segment contains:
- a CDS encoding YeiH family protein, translated as MNGINRITNSNNIFYKIKEILPGLAVSVLIGLASMLLSQVVPKLGAATISIFLGMFVGNVFLGQEVFQKGYKFSETDLLSYSIVLLGSTLSVSTLMELGFNGILFVVLQMSVTIAGALYIGKKLGFGQDFRFLMAAGNAVCGSSAIAATAPVINAKDKDKGIAITIVNVTGIFLMFLLPVLTQKLYSHEAVQTSAMIGGTLQSVGQVVASGAMVSEPVKDLSTIFKIVRVILLVAVVFLFGHLKNKTNHDIIEEEIEDTKKGKIKVPWYVLGFFITCALFSTNIISPEVSEMCKVLSNKFEIIALAAIGLRVNIKDLIKQGKTVSLYGLFVGMLQVVSAVILINILL; from the coding sequence ATGAACGGAATAAATAGAATAACAAATAGCAATAATATTTTTTATAAAATAAAAGAAATTTTACCAGGATTAGCAGTATCAGTACTTATAGGTCTAGCTAGTATGCTTTTATCTCAAGTAGTTCCAAAGTTAGGAGCAGCAACAATATCTATATTTTTAGGTATGTTTGTAGGTAATGTATTTTTAGGGCAAGAAGTTTTTCAAAAGGGATATAAGTTTTCAGAAACTGACTTATTATCATACTCTATAGTATTATTAGGATCAACTTTAAGCGTATCAACATTAATGGAGTTAGGTTTTAACGGAATACTATTTGTAGTATTACAAATGTCAGTTACTATAGCAGGTGCTTTATATATAGGAAAAAAATTAGGGTTTGGACAAGATTTCAGATTCCTTATGGCAGCAGGTAATGCAGTATGCGGTTCATCTGCAATAGCAGCTACAGCTCCTGTTATAAATGCAAAAGATAAAGACAAAGGTATAGCAATAACAATAGTAAATGTTACTGGAATATTTTTAATGTTTTTATTACCTGTTTTAACTCAAAAATTATATAGTCATGAAGCTGTACAAACATCAGCCATGATAGGTGGAACATTACAATCTGTAGGTCAAGTTGTAGCCAGTGGAGCTATGGTAAGCGAGCCAGTCAAAGACTTATCAACTATATTTAAAATAGTAAGAGTAATATTATTAGTAGCAGTAGTATTTTTATTTGGACATTTAAAGAACAAAACAAATCATGATATCATAGAGGAAGAAATAGAAGATACTAAAAAAGGAAAAATAAAAGTTCCTTGGTATGTATTGGGATTTTTTATAACTTGTGCATTATTCTCTACAAATATAATATCTCCAGAAGTTTCAGAAATGTGTAAAGTGCTAAGTAACAAATTTGAGATAATAGCATTAGCAGCTATTGGTTTAAGAGTTAATATAAAAGATTTAATAAAACAAGGTAAAACTGTATCATTATATGGATTATTTGTAGGAATGTTACAAGTGGTGTCAGCAGTAATTTTAATTAATA